The following proteins are encoded in a genomic region of Nicotiana sylvestris chromosome 4, ASM39365v2, whole genome shotgun sequence:
- the LOC138890264 gene encoding uncharacterized protein — protein MDRNSTPYRPKANGAVEAANKNIKKILRKMVQGSTQWNEKLPFALLGCHTTVRTSVGATPYLLVYGTEAVIPAEVEIPSLQIVAEAEIDNDKWVKTRLEQLSLIDEKTLAVVCHGQLYQKRMARAYNKKVYHRYRRQCVDMAVNSDAVKRYYV, from the exons ATGGATCGAAATTCCACTCCGTATCGCCCAAAGGCAAATGGAGCGGTTGAGGcggctaacaagaacataaagaagatacttcgtaagATGGTGCAAGGTTCTACGCAATGgaatgaaaagttgccttttgctttgCTAGGTTGtcacactactgttcgtacttcagtaggtgcaactccttatttgttggtatatggaactgaagcagtcatacctgcggaagttgagatTCCATCCCTTCAAATTGTtgctgaagctgaaattgataatgataagtgggtcaaaacccgattaGAGCAGTTGAGTCTGATTGATGAGAAAACATTGGCggtagtatgtcatggtcaattgtatcagaagagaatggcaagagcatacaacaagaaggtgtatCACCG ATATAGAAGacaatgtgtagatatggctgttaattctgatgcagtcaagagatattatgtatga